One genomic window of Glycine soja cultivar W05 chromosome 9, ASM419377v2, whole genome shotgun sequence includes the following:
- the LOC114367992 gene encoding putative uncharacterized protein DDB_G0270496: MGLSAKKSRKRGKSDSDSDDYDNMEYEEVEDDYDDDGEEEDEEEEHGEEVTDDEDGTGENSEWKNDEMEQLEKEYRDLHHQELDTLKNLKHHKDEDLHKGQAVKSQKALWYKILELRFLLQKPFSSSNSLPQESIKSLFCETDETVRVAYSDLLTSSKETLDSILELQEALLAKNPSITQATVGSEGLSKDLEVSEHLEDNLDQEWSQISQMHKSIASFRDKSINKWQRMTQVTTGAAAIKGKFHAFNQDISNQVAAYMRDPNRMINQMRLRRSAVNIFGSVPEVDDKHKEAETRTDGDPELLDDSEFYQQLLKEFFETVDPSSSEKAFYALKRMQPKKRKIVDRRASKSRKIRYNVHEKIVNFMAPLPANIPPMAPKLFENLFGLKTERLSSAAAS, from the exons ATGGGGTTATCTGCCAAGAAATctagaaaaagaggaaaaagtgaCAGTGATTCAGATGACTACGATAATATGGAGTATGAAGAG GTGGAGGATGATTATGATGACGATGGTGAGGAggaggatgaagaagaagaacatgGAGAGGAAGTAACAGATGATGAAGATGGGACAGGAGAAAATAGTGAATGGAAGAATGATGAGATGGAACAGCTTGAGAAAGAATATAGAGATCTTCATCACCAGGAGCT AGATACTTTGAAGAACTTGAAGCATCATAAGGATGAAGATCTTCATAAGGGTCAAGCTGTGAAAAGCCAGAAG GCCCTCTGGTACAAAATTCTTGAGCTTAGATTCTTacttcagaagccattctcgaGCTCCAATAGTTTGCCACAG GAATCAATCAAGTCTTTGTTCTGTGAAACAGATGAGACAGTTAGAGTAGCATATTCAGATCTGCTGACTTCGTCCAAAGAGACTTTAGATTCTATATTGGAACTGCAAGAG GCTCTTTTAGCTAAGAATCCATCAATTACCCAAGCCACAGTTG GTTCAGAAGGGTTATCAAAAGATTTAGAAGTTTCTGAGCATTTGGAAGACAATCTTGACCAAGAGTGGTCACAGATTTCACAGATGCACAAGAG TATAGCTTCTTTCAGAGACAAGTCAATCAACAAATGGCAGCGGATGACACAAGTGACTACTGGTGCTGCTGCCATTAAGGGAAAATTTCATGCTTTTAATCAG GATATTAGCAATCAAGTTGCTGCTTATATGAGAGATCCTAATAGAATGATCAATCAGATGCGGCTGAGAAGATCAGCTGTTAATATATTTGGATCT GTTCCAGAGGTTGACGATAAACATAAAGAAGCT GAAACACGTACTGATGGTGATCCTGAACTTCTGGATGACTCTGAATTTTATCAGCAATTATTGAAAGAATTTTTTGAGACAGTTGATCCTTCATCGTCTG AGAAAGCATTTTATGCTTTGAAGAGAATGcaaccaaagaaaagaaaaattgttgatCGTCGTGCCTCAAAAAGTCGGAAGATAAG GTATAATGTTCACGAAAAGATAGTAAATTTTATGGCACCACTACCTGCCAATATTCCTCCTATGGCTCCGAAGTTGTTTGAGAATCTGTTTGGATTGAAGACAGAAAGATTATCATCTGCTGCAGCCTCGTAA